The uncultured Methanoregula sp. genomic sequence CATTTTTCGTTCCCCTGTATTATGCAATCCAGAAAGCCATCACCGTCTACCCGCAATATGCATGGATAGCCGACTCCAATGTCCTCTTTGCAGGGTATATCCTTGTCGGGACCTGGATCATTGCCACGTTCGTTGACAAGATCCTCTTAACGTATGGAACTGCCCTTGCCGAGCAGACCGAGACCGATCTGGACGACCGGATCATCGGGATATTGCAGAAAATTGCCAAATACCTTATCTGGTTTACCGGGATCCTCTATATTTTTACCCTCTTCAACATCAATATCACACCCCTGATCGCCGGTGCCGGGATCGTTGGTATCGCCATTGCCCTTGCCGCACAGGACCTCTTCTCCAACTTCTTTGGCGGGGCAGTCATCATCACCGACCAGCCGTTCAAGGTGGGTGACCGCGTCCTCATCAATGACATCCTGGGAGATATCATTCATATCGGCCCCCGTAGCACACGGATCATAACTCCGGATTCTGACATTGTCACCATCCCGAATAACAAGATCACCACGTCAGTTGTCAGGAACTTCTCCCTGCCAAGCCCGCAGATCCGGATCCAGGTTCTGGTCTCGGTAGCATACGGGACGGATATTACGGTCGTCAAATCCGTACTCATGCACATCGCAAAAGATACCCAGACAGAGATGCACGAGCTGGTTGCAGGAGAACCCGAACCTACGGTTTATGTAACCAAGATGGACAAATCAGCAATGACCTTTGAGGTTACGGTATATGCAAGGGAGTTCACGCACAACAGTATCATCCGGGATCATATCAACACAAAAATCATAGAGGAGTTCCGGAAAGAGAGTATCATCATATCCTGAAAATCAGGCAATACCCTAATACGGTTTTCAGGGCACTGTCCTTCCCAAAAGAACCAATCGTTTTATCCCCCACAAAAGAGAACCAGAAGAATACAAAACCAGATTCCCCTCACCAGAAGGTCTGGATTTATGCATCACGAGGTACCATGAAATACGCGATACAACGAGTTCTGGTCTTTGCTGTCATTCTCACGGCACTCATACCGGCATCTGCCCTTGCAGTTCCGATAAATGATACAGGTTCCGGTTTCATTGTTGTGACAAACCCTCCGGTTGCAGATTTCTATACCAGTACACGATACGGGCCCGGGCCTTTCACAGTCAGTTTTTCTGATAATTCTCTCGGGGCTTTGCCGATGACCTATCGTTGGGATTTCGGGGATAGCACAAGCTCCAGCCGGCAGAACCCCTCCCATACGTATGCTGCCAGCGGCGAGTATACCGTACGCCTGACCGTGACAAACGAGTACGGGACCAATACAAAAACAGTTCCGGCCTATATCGGCGTGGGACTGCCTCCTGAAGCGGAATTTAAAGTTACACCGGGTTCCGGGGAGATCCCGCTGATTGTCAGCTTCACGGATGTATCGATAAACCGGCCCGGGACATGGAACTGGGATTTCGGGGACGGAACAACATCATCCGAACAGAACCCTGTCCATACTTACACCGCACCGGGGTCTTATAGTGTCACGCTCCGGGTGACCAACCACTTTGGCAGTGACCGTCATACCATATCCGGCGTGATAATCGCCGGAAACCCGGCTCCCGTCCAGCCCCCGGCACCGGTAATACCGGAGAAGAAGAAACCCGAAGGTCTTGCCGGGCTGATCCAGGAGGCACGGGGTTCAACGGAAAAGAACCTGCCGACAGGCAATTTCATTCCCCCGCAGTTCATGGCACTCGCCGCTGTGATCACGAGCATGGGGGTCATCCTCGTCCAGATCCTGATCGCAAACCTGAGCACCCTTTCGCAGATCGGATTCAAGATAGCAAAATTCCTGGCAGATCTTGCCGGGGGTCATGCCGTCGAGAAACTGAGCGAAAAAGAGATTGAAGCCCGCAAACTCGCCGTCCGCAAGATGGAGCGGCATTTCCTCGGGCTTTCTGCAACGGAAGTTCTCGTCATTGAAGCTGCAGTGATCATGGTGGCGCTTGCGTTCATCCTTGCAGACCGTGCCGAACTGACACTTGAAACCGTCCTGATCTATATCGCGGTCGGTGCAATTTCTATCGTCCTCCATGATTTTGCCCACCGGTACTTTGCAACAAAACACGGGCATGATGCGGACACGCAGTTCTGGGGCCTTGGAACGGTCATCATGTTCCTGACGGCATGGCTGTACGGGAATGCATTTGCCCAGTCTTACCGGAACCTTGTCAACCGCGAGACGGAAGACGAGCCCCGCGAGATGGGGATCGAGATGGTTGCAGGACCGGTCGTCAGTATCATCCTGATGGTAATCTTCCTTCTTATGGTGATGTTCGGGGGGCTCTGGGCTGTTGCCGGTGGGATCGGTTTTACCATCAACCTCATCACCGCGGTGTACAGTCTGATGCCTATCGAGACGATGGACGGGGGTGCCGTCTGGAGATGGAACCGGGGCCTGTACCTGGCATTGTTCGTACCGATCATCATTTTTTATTTCTACACGTTCATGCTGGTGTGAGTGGACACGGTATCGGTTTTGAGGTTGTGCCCGGGAAACCTGGTCATCCCCATATATACCGGAGATACCCGGCCATCACTCGTGCGAAACCGCCCAGAGATAGAGCGAAGCTACCGAACCATACGGAGAATAACGTTTCCGGTACCGCTCGAACTGCTCCCTCGTAAGAGTGATTCTGTTGTAGAGGTTCATCATCCCCCGCCGGATAGCAAGATCGTTCCAGCTCACGACATCCGGCCTCTCCAGCGAGAAGAGGAGGAGCATCTCGGCAGTCCATTTCCCGACACCAGGCAGTGCTGTCAGATGATCGATAATCCCGCTGTCAGACATTTCCCCAAACCGGGAAAAATCCATTTCGCCCCGCTTAACGGCAGTGCCAATACCGTGGATATAGCCGGCCTTTCTTAAAGACATCCCGCATTGCCGGATCTCTTCGGGAGATACCGATGCCAGAGTCTCTCCGGTTATTGTCCCGAACCGCTCCTGCATCCGGTCCCAGACCGTTGCTGCTGCCTTCGCTGAGATCTGCTGGGCAACAATGCTGGATACGAGTGCGGTGAATGGATCCGGGGTTACCTCCCGTTCGATCATCCCGATACGGTCAATGGCAAGCCCGAGGATCTTATCCCGTTTTTTCAGGTAACGTATCTCGGCATCGCCATACTGGAAAATATGTCTGTCCATGGTTTGCTTGTCCCGCTTGAGTGAGTGTATATCGGTTTTCCGGCTACATCAAGAATGCGTGGGGGTATCGGAACGTTTTGAATCCTGTCAATAAAACCTGGGCGTCCATCTCCCCCAAAAGGGTATCAGACCGGTTTTATGTCCCAAATCGAAAAAGGCATAAATAACCATCAGCCTACTGTTCTTTATTCATATATTCCGGATGAAAGAGAGGACTGGTGTGATGAAACGACGGATCTTTATGGCAGTATCAATTTCCATTGCCTGTATCGTCGTGCTTCTCATCATGCCGGTTGCTGCAACAACATTACCCGTCGCGGGATTCGTATCGAATGTAACATCAGGTACCACTCCCCTTAATGTCCAGTTCATGGATGTAACCACGAACTCGCCGACTGAATGGATCTGGTCCTTTGGCGATGGAGATACATCCACTGCACAGAACCCCACTCATACATATACGCGTGCCGGAACCTACACCGTCACCCTTGCTGCAACCAATGCCGGGGGCAGCAATACGGTTACGACGGCGGAGTATGTAACGGTGACCCGACCGGTTATCGCCCCGGTTGCATATTTCGTATCGAACGTGACATCCGGCACCGAACCGGTTGCGGTCCAGTTCCTGGATACCTCCACAAATTCGCCGACATCTGCAGTCTGGGCATTTGGTGATGGCAGTACAGCTGCGGGACCAAGCCCGTCACACACCTACACGAGCGCCGGTGTGTACACGGTAACACTCACCGTAACAAATGCAGCTGGCAGTAATACGGTAACCAGGACCGGGTACATCACGGCAGGTGCTCCGGTTACCGATGTCCCGGTCGCATGGTTTGTCTCCACCATGAACTCCGGGACTGTGCCACAAACCGTCCAGTTCATCGATGCATCCACGAACTTTCCGTACTCATGGGTATGGTTATTTGGCGACGGGGACACATCCACTGCACAGAACCCTTTGCACACGTACACCCGGATTGGTACTTATAATGTAACGCTCACTGCGACAAATGCCTGGGGCAATCACACGGTCACACGAGACAATTATATCATCGTGAGTTCCTCGATCCCGGTGGCGTCGTTTGTCTCTGCTCCATTATCAGGTACGGCACCACTGGCGGTCCGGTTTACGGATACTTCCACGAACTCACCAACCTTGTGGGACTGGGTATTTGGAGACGGAAGCGTGTCGGCGATGCAGAACCCGTCACACGTGTACACAATTCCCGGTGTATACACGGTCTCATTTTCTGCCATAAATGCCGCGGGCAGGGGAACGGTAATCCGGAGTGACTATATCTCGGTATCAGTCCTTCAACCCCCGGTCTCTTCGTTTACTTCTGACGTACGCGCAGGGATTGTACCACTCACCATCCAGTTCACGGATAGTTCCACCAACACCCCGGATTCGTGGGCATGGTCGTTTGGGGACGGGACCGTGGCAACGGCGAAGAATCCCTCCCACACGTATATGCGCACCGGTTCTTATACCGTCATACTGACGTCAGCAAATGTCGCCGGTTCCAATACATCTATGATGAAAGATTACATCACCGTGTCTGAACCGCCCGGGACTGCTGCGGTGACAACGGTTCGGGAAACAGTTTTACCAACCAGTTCAACTACATCGGATGCAGCAGTCATGGTGACTGCTGCTTCAGTGACACAGGTACCGAATCCCATCCTTTCAGCAATCGATACATTAACCGGTATACCTATGCTGGCTCTGATCCTTGCATTGCTGTTGATTACGGGGATATTGATCATCTGGTGGATGACGAGATCCCCAAAAAGACCCCGCGGACGAAGTGGCAGGGATCTCTGATGCTGCAGCGAGATCAATTACGTTCTTTTTCCAGAGATAGTGCATGCGGATGACACCCGGTGAACCAAAAACATATGCAACGGCATATGCTGCCCTTTGCGTTTATGAAAAAAAGATTTCTTTGGACATATCCCAGTGATAGCGGAAGGTGCGACACTGATAAAATAGTGCGAGGGATGGGATTCGAACCCAAGAACTCCTGCGAGACCAGGCCCTGAACCTGGCGCCGTTGACCTGGCTTGGCTACCCTCGCGCCTGTATAGATTATGCGCCGGATTTAATAAAGGTAGGGTAAAATAAGGAGAGGATCAGGTTCTCTTGCACCCGTTATTCTCGATCTGGTATTTTTTCCTCTCGCGGTCGCGAAGCTCGTTCCTGCGGATCTTGCCGGAGATTGTCTTTGGCAGGGATTCAACAAACTCGATAGCCCGGGGATACTTGTAAGGCGCCGTTACATTCTTCACGTGGGTCTGGATCTCGCGGACGAGACCTTCAGAGGGCTTAAAATCGGGTTTTAAGATGATGAATGCCTTGACGATCAGGCCCCGGATATCATCGGGGGAACCTACAACTGCTGCCTCCAGCACTGCAGGATGTTCGATCAGGGCACTCTCAACCTCGAACGGGCCGATCCGGTAGCCAGAGGCCTTGATCACGTCGTCATCCCTGCCGATGAACCAGAGATACCCGTCCTCGTCCTTGTAGGCCTTGTCACCGGTATAGTACCAGTCACCGATAAATGACTTCTTGTTCTCTTCATCGTTGTTGAGATATTCCCGGAACATGCCGACCGGCCGGTGTTTCATGCTGATCGCGATCCGGCCTTCTTCGTGAAGCCCGACCGGCTTCCCGTGATCATCGTGGAGCTCGATATGCCAGCCGGGCGACGGCCTGCCCATGGAGCCGAACTTCGGCTGCATGCCGGGGAAGGTACCTATGCAGAGAACGGTCTCGGTCTGGCCGTAGCCTTCGAAGATGGTGAGACCGGTTGCATCCTTCCAGGCCTTGATCACTTCAGGATTGAGGGGTTCCCCCGCACTCACGCAGTGGCGCAGCTCAGTAAAATCGAACTTGTCCAGGTCGGCAAGGATAAGCATCCGGTAGATCGTCGGGGGACAGCAGAAAGTTGTTATCCCGTATTTCTCTATAAGCGGGAGAATCTCGGTGGCATTGAACCTGCTCCGGATATCGTATACAAATATCGCCGATCCCTCGATCCACTGCCCATAGAACTTGCCCCATGCGCTCTTTGCCCAGCCAGTATCCGAGAGGGTGAAATGCAGGTCATTTACGCGCAGGTCATGCCAGAACCGGGCGGTGACAATGTGCCCGAGCGGGTAGCTCTGTTCGTGCAGCACCATCTTGGGTTCACCCGTAGTGCCAGAGGTGAAGAAGATCACGAGTGGATCGGTGCTCCGGGTCTTTTTCATGCCGGGAAGATTGACCAGCTTTGCAGAAACCGGTGCCGGGTAGTCGAGTTCAACCGGGTAACTGATCCAGCCGGGCCGTTTGCCGTCAATGAGCATCCTGCAGGTAAGCGACGGGCATTCCTTTGCTATCTCGTCGATCTTGTCTGCATGCTCCTGCATGGTTATGACCATCTTGATGTCAGCGAGATTGATCCGGTACTTGAGATCCTTGGGAGTGAGCATGGTGGGGGCAGGGCAGTATACTGCTCCACGCTTGATGAGCCCGAGCGTAAAGGTCCACCATTCAGGAACGCGGGGGAGCATGATCAGGACGCGATCGCCTTTGTTAACCCCGTACTTGATGAGCATGTTCACGATCTGGTTGGAAAGGCGCATCAGGTCCCAGAACGTGAACTTCTTCTCAACGCCTTCCTGATTCACCCAGATCATTGCAAGTTTGTTCCGGTCCTTGTGTGCCCAGGCATCGATGATATCAAAGCCGAAGTTGAAGTACTCGGGAACATCGATCCTGAAGTTCCCGTACATCTCTTCATAATCAGGGATGTTGTGATGATCGCGGTCTATCACCGCTCCGCTTGATGGAAGTGTTGTTGACCCGATCGTCGGGCTTCCTGTAGTCTGGTTCAGATGCAGCGTAGTGGCTTCGCTGATCCAGTCCGAGCGGGATATCTTTCTCTTTTCACAGGATTTATCAATGGACTGCGTGAGGTTTTCGTCCATTGTGATGGAATAACGCACCATACAGATCCATTTAGTGGTGCACTTATTACGTGTTTCGATTCAAATATGCACCAGAACCGTGTGGCCATAAGGATAGACTATCCATGCGATAAGGAAAACAACCGGGTTGAACCTAAAAAGATCCGGGAAGATTATTTCTGTTCCTGGTATTTTTTCAGCTCCGCGGCCCGAAGCTCGTTCCTTTTGATCTTCCCGGAGATAGTCTTTGGAAGACTCGTAACAAATTCGATCTCCCGAGGGTATTTGTACGGTGCAGTGGTCTTCTTCACGTACGTCTTGAGTTCCCGTACCAGGGACTCGGAAGGTTCGAACCCGGCATTGAGCACAACAAACGCCTTGACGATCAGGCCCCGGATACGATCCGGTGATCCCACAACCGCGGCCTCCTGCACAGCCGGGTGTTCTATTAAGGCACTCTCAACCTCGAAGGGGCCGATCCGGTATCCCGAACTCTTGATTACGTCATCGTCCCTGCCGACAAACCAGAAATACCCGTCATCGTCAGAATATACTTTGTCGCCAGTGTAATACCAGCCATTGACAAATGATTTCTTATTCTCTTCCGGATTCTCAATATATTCCCTGATAAGACCGGGAGGCCGGGGATCGCACCGGATTGCAAGGCGGCCTTCCTCTCCTGAAGGAACCGGCTTGCCATCATCATTGTGGATCCCGACTGTCCAGCCAGGCGAGGGTTTGCCCATCGAGCCCGGGCGCGGTTCAATACAGGGGAACTGCGCAACGCAGCAGACCGTCTCGCTCTGCCCGTATCCCTCGCGGATTGTCAGGCCGGTACCTTCCTTCCAGACCCGGATGACCTCCGGGTTCAATGGTTCACCAGCACTGCAGCAGTGGCGCAGCGAGGAAAGATCGAACCGGTCCAGGTCAGCAAGAATGAGCATCCGGTAAATCGTCGGGGGACAGCAGAACGTTGTGATCTGGTACTTGTCCAGCAGCGGCAGCACTTCGGTTGCCTGGAACTTGCCGGTGAAATTGCAGACAAAGATGCATGCTCCTTCTATCCACTGCCCGAAGATCTTTCCCCATGCAGCCTTCGCCCAGCCGGTATCGGATACCGTGAAGTGCAGGTCATTGTGCCGGAGATCCTGCCAGAGCCGGGCAGTGATGATGTGCCCGAGCGGGTAACTGTGATCGTGCAGCACCATCTTCGGCTCCCCGGTAGTCCCGGAGGTGAAGTAGATAAGCATCGGATCACTGCTTTTGGTCTTCCGGGTGTCCGGAATGCTCACGGCATGGTGCGAGACGGGTGCCGGATAGAGAAGCTCGTAAGGCCAGCTCGCCCAGCCCTTGCGCTCACCATCAACAACGAACCTGCAGGAAAGTGTCGGGCACTCATTACAGATTTCCTCCACTTTCTCCGTGTTTTCGAGATCTGTAATGATCATACGGAATTTTCCCTTATTGACCCGGTATTTGAGATCACGCGCTGTAAGCATCGTGGGGCAGGGGGCTAATACCGCACCAAGTTTGATGAGCGCAATCACAAATATCCACCACTCCGGGATACGGGGGAGCATTATAAGGATGCGATCTCCTTTGTTGATCCCGTATTTCAGGAGTACGTTTGCTGCCTGGTTGGACAGGTTTTTCAGATCAAGGAAACTGTATTTCTTCTCCCCGCCGTGCTGGTCTACCCAGATCATCGCCAGTTTGTTGCGGTCCTTTTTTGCCCATGCATCTATCACATCGAACCCGAAATTGTAATATTCCGGCACGTCGATGGTGAAGGTCTCGCACATCTTCTCGTAACTTCCGGTGCTGCTCCCGCTCTTCTTCATGCAATCAGCAACAATGTTTTGTGCCGGTTTACTTCAATCTGTCTTTTTAAAAAGGCAAAAAAAGCCGGACAGCGGGAGGGCAGGTCCGGGACGCAAGATAATTTTTCACGAGTGTCCCAAGCGATACATTTATGGTTTAATTTATCGTCGAGAACAAACAGCTCCTTGTGGACATAAAGGTTGTCCATTAGTATTATGATTGAGAGGACTGCATAGTATAGTGGATGGCTGATAAAAAGTACGCTTCATTAAAAATTGAGAACATCGTAGCTTCGGGAGTCATCGCCGATTCCATTGATCTTGCAATGGTTTCGGGAAAGATCAAGAGCTGCGAACTCAATACCAAACGGTTCCCAGGCGCGGTCTATCGCATAGAGAATCCAAAAATTGCATCCCTGATCTTCTCAAGCGGGAAAGTCGTGCTGACCGGTATCCGTGACAAGAAAGCATTAACTGAAGGGCTTGGTATCATCATCAAGTCCTTGAAAGAAGCCGGCGTTGATACATTCGATGAGCCCCGGGTCGCAGTCACCAATATTGTCTGCTCATACGATATAGGGAAGTATATCAACCTCAACAAGGTGGTCATTACGCTCAACCTTGAAAATATTGAGTACGAACCCGAGCAGTTCCCCGGCCTTGTTTACCGGATCAAGGATCCCAAGATCGTCGCCCTCCTCTTCTCGAGCGGCAAGATCATCTTAACCGGCGGCAAGACCATTGAAGATATCAAGAAAGGCCTTGACTTCCTCGAGCAGAAGCTCGAGAGTATAATGTAAGATAAAAAAATAACCTTTTTCCTTTTTTTGTTCACGACCAGTACCGGTGGGTCTGGATGAAATTTCTCTCGGCTTTGAGGATCTCCCGGTAGAAGGCATCATCTTCGGCAAGGGTGGCAAGGATCCGTGAAGCGATCTCCGGCCCGACACCCCGCGCTGAAAGCGCAATGACAGCTTTTTTCCCGCTCGACAGAACAATATTGGCATTTTTCATCAGCCGTTGTTCAACAACACGCTCATCTGATGTTTTTTTGGTTTTCTGCACGATCGCATACTGCTCTTCCTCGTATGGCTTGAGGGCTGCAATGAGACGGGCCCCGCATTTGGGACACTTGGGATGATCCGGTACCCGTGAGACCACGGTCCGGCTCTTGTAATTGCGGCAGTTCATGCAGCAGAGCAGGACATCATCCTGGTCGAGCCTGCGTTTCAGGGTGGCAAGCACGGCCTGGTCAGCAGTCGGCGGGGGAATCTGGTCGCGGGAGGAGAGCAGGCCCCCGGCCCCGATCAGGGAGTGCGGGCCAAGAGCCACACGGATCTGCCCCTGACGGATCTGGTCCACGAGCAATGCGGCAGTTGAGACATCCATGTATTCCAGGAGCAGTTCCCGGTACGCTTCCTGCTGCACGACCGTATTATCGAAAAATTCCAGCAGGCGCTGGATGCTGATCTTCTCGTAATCCGCATCGGGATCGATTGCCCCGAATTTCTTTGCTATCTGTACCAGTTTCCACTTGAAAAGTGCCGTACGTTTCAGTGCCAGCCGGAGAACGCCGGGCATGTGGGCAGGATCGAGATCCAGAAGAAGATCGCGGACATCCGCGGCCCGTATAGACGAGGGAAGACGCAGGAGCATGCGGTACGCGTCCAGTTCCAGGCCGACCGTGGTCCCGTACCGGGCAGAGATGAGGATGGATATTACCCGCCCGAGCGCCTCGTTGGCCTTATGACCAGCACAAACATTGCAGACAACCCCGTCATCCGTATTCTCCAGCGTGATGAGCTGGTCGGTCGGGATTAGGGAGCGGTTCTTGTCCATCTCGGTGAGGAATTTTGTAGCAAACTGAGAACTGT encodes the following:
- a CDS encoding mechanosensitive ion channel family protein, coding for MDSPIIDILLFIAAGIIAAILVHLLFTFLIKKAEQTETKMDDLIVHSLGAPLVMLAFFVPLYYAIQKAITVYPQYAWIADSNVLFAGYILVGTWIIATFVDKILLTYGTALAEQTETDLDDRIIGILQKIAKYLIWFTGILYIFTLFNINITPLIAGAGIVGIAIALAAQDLFSNFFGGAVIITDQPFKVGDRVLINDILGDIIHIGPRSTRIITPDSDIVTIPNNKITTSVVRNFSLPSPQIRIQVLVSVAYGTDITVVKSVLMHIAKDTQTEMHELVAGEPEPTVYVTKMDKSAMTFEVTVYAREFTHNSIIRDHINTKIIEEFRKESIIIS
- a CDS encoding PKD domain-containing protein, which encodes MKRRIFMAVSISIACIVVLLIMPVAATTLPVAGFVSNVTSGTTPLNVQFMDVTTNSPTEWIWSFGDGDTSTAQNPTHTYTRAGTYTVTLAATNAGGSNTVTTAEYVTVTRPVIAPVAYFVSNVTSGTEPVAVQFLDTSTNSPTSAVWAFGDGSTAAGPSPSHTYTSAGVYTVTLTVTNAAGSNTVTRTGYITAGAPVTDVPVAWFVSTMNSGTVPQTVQFIDASTNFPYSWVWLFGDGDTSTAQNPLHTYTRIGTYNVTLTATNAWGNHTVTRDNYIIVSSSIPVASFVSAPLSGTAPLAVRFTDTSTNSPTLWDWVFGDGSVSAMQNPSHVYTIPGVYTVSFSAINAAGRGTVIRSDYISVSVLQPPVSSFTSDVRAGIVPLTIQFTDSSTNTPDSWAWSFGDGTVATAKNPSHTYMRTGSYTVILTSANVAGSNTSMMKDYITVSEPPGTAAVTTVRETVLPTSSTTSDAAVMVTAASVTQVPNPILSAIDTLTGIPMLALILALLLITGILIIWWMTRSPKRPRGRSGRDL
- a CDS encoding AMP-binding protein; translation: MKKSGSSTGSYEKMCETFTIDVPEYYNFGFDVIDAWAKKDRNKLAMIWVDQHGGEKKYSFLDLKNLSNQAANVLLKYGINKGDRILIMLPRIPEWWIFVIALIKLGAVLAPCPTMLTARDLKYRVNKGKFRMIITDLENTEKVEEICNECPTLSCRFVVDGERKGWASWPYELLYPAPVSHHAVSIPDTRKTKSSDPMLIYFTSGTTGEPKMVLHDHSYPLGHIITARLWQDLRHNDLHFTVSDTGWAKAAWGKIFGQWIEGACIFVCNFTGKFQATEVLPLLDKYQITTFCCPPTIYRMLILADLDRFDLSSLRHCCSAGEPLNPEVIRVWKEGTGLTIREGYGQSETVCCVAQFPCIEPRPGSMGKPSPGWTVGIHNDDGKPVPSGEEGRLAIRCDPRPPGLIREYIENPEENKKSFVNGWYYTGDKVYSDDDGYFWFVGRDDDVIKSSGYRIGPFEVESALIEHPAVQEAAVVGSPDRIRGLIVKAFVVLNAGFEPSESLVRELKTYVKKTTAPYKYPREIEFVTSLPKTISGKIKRNELRAAELKKYQEQK
- a CDS encoding AMP-binding protein — its product is MVRYSITMDENLTQSIDKSCEKRKISRSDWISEATTLHLNQTTGSPTIGSTTLPSSGAVIDRDHHNIPDYEEMYGNFRIDVPEYFNFGFDIIDAWAHKDRNKLAMIWVNQEGVEKKFTFWDLMRLSNQIVNMLIKYGVNKGDRVLIMLPRVPEWWTFTLGLIKRGAVYCPAPTMLTPKDLKYRINLADIKMVITMQEHADKIDEIAKECPSLTCRMLIDGKRPGWISYPVELDYPAPVSAKLVNLPGMKKTRSTDPLVIFFTSGTTGEPKMVLHEQSYPLGHIVTARFWHDLRVNDLHFTLSDTGWAKSAWGKFYGQWIEGSAIFVYDIRSRFNATEILPLIEKYGITTFCCPPTIYRMLILADLDKFDFTELRHCVSAGEPLNPEVIKAWKDATGLTIFEGYGQTETVLCIGTFPGMQPKFGSMGRPSPGWHIELHDDHGKPVGLHEEGRIAISMKHRPVGMFREYLNNDEENKKSFIGDWYYTGDKAYKDEDGYLWFIGRDDDVIKASGYRIGPFEVESALIEHPAVLEAAVVGSPDDIRGLIVKAFIILKPDFKPSEGLVREIQTHVKNVTAPYKYPRAIEFVESLPKTISGKIRRNELRDRERKKYQIENNGCKRT
- a CDS encoding PKD domain-containing protein; the encoded protein is MKYAIQRVLVFAVILTALIPASALAVPINDTGSGFIVVTNPPVADFYTSTRYGPGPFTVSFSDNSLGALPMTYRWDFGDSTSSSRQNPSHTYAASGEYTVRLTVTNEYGTNTKTVPAYIGVGLPPEAEFKVTPGSGEIPLIVSFTDVSINRPGTWNWDFGDGTTSSEQNPVHTYTAPGSYSVTLRVTNHFGSDRHTISGVIIAGNPAPVQPPAPVIPEKKKPEGLAGLIQEARGSTEKNLPTGNFIPPQFMALAAVITSMGVILVQILIANLSTLSQIGFKIAKFLADLAGGHAVEKLSEKEIEARKLAVRKMERHFLGLSATEVLVIEAAVIMVALAFILADRAELTLETVLIYIAVGAISIVLHDFAHRYFATKHGHDADTQFWGLGTVIMFLTAWLYGNAFAQSYRNLVNRETEDEPREMGIEMVAGPVVSIILMVIFLLMVMFGGLWAVAGGIGFTINLITAVYSLMPIETMDGGAVWRWNRGLYLALFVPIIIFYFYTFMLV
- a CDS encoding DNA-3-methyladenine glycosylase, whose amino-acid sequence is MDRHIFQYGDAEIRYLKKRDKILGLAIDRIGMIEREVTPDPFTALVSSIVAQQISAKAAATVWDRMQERFGTITGETLASVSPEEIRQCGMSLRKAGYIHGIGTAVKRGEMDFSRFGEMSDSGIIDHLTALPGVGKWTAEMLLLFSLERPDVVSWNDLAIRRGMMNLYNRITLTREQFERYRKRYSPYGSVASLYLWAVSHE
- a CDS encoding TATA-box-binding protein — protein: MADKKYASLKIENIVASGVIADSIDLAMVSGKIKSCELNTKRFPGAVYRIENPKIASLIFSSGKVVLTGIRDKKALTEGLGIIIKSLKEAGVDTFDEPRVAVTNIVCSYDIGKYINLNKVVITLNLENIEYEPEQFPGLVYRIKDPKIVALLFSSGKIILTGGKTIEDIKKGLDFLEQKLESIM